TGAAAGTTGCCAAGCTTTATGGAATGCTACAACCCAATGAAAGCGAAACTGCCGCCGTACGTGCTGTATTCTTTATAGACCCCTATTTAAGAATCCGGCTCATAATGTATTACCCTTTAAATGTAGGCAGAAATATGGATGAAATAATTAGGGCTCTCACAGCACTACAAGTAAGTGATGAGCATAAAGTAGCACTACCACTTAACTGGAAAAAAGGTGATAAGGTAATTGTACCACCACCCAAAACCTTACAACAAATGGAAGAACGTATTAATGATGATAGCTGTGAAAAAGTCGATTTTTATTTAGCAAAGAAAGAATTGAACCTAAACTAATTATCCAACCGCTCATCCTTATTGTTAAAAGCGTTGCTTTTGATACTCTCTAGCACTTCGTATTCATCGCAACTGCAATTGAAATGCCTAGGCCATAAGACCTATACCTTGACGTTGTGCACAAACTTGGTTCTATGGAATATTTTAAATTACATCTGGGACAACTTTCCTTCACTTTATTCATATAGGACAATTTATATAGTTGTGCCTCTAAAAATTCTCCTTGGCGACAGTGTGGGCATTTTAAAAACAAAAGACTCTGTAAATATGTTCTTTTCAAAATTGCTTTAATCTTTACACTAAGGTATTGGTAAAGTTGGTGAATTTTGATAACTGTTGTTACATAACTTTTCAAAGAGTCATTTTGTAGTTTTTTCAAAAAAGTAGTTTCAACGGAGCGCTAATCTTCAA
This genomic stretch from Ulvibacter sp. MAR_2010_11 harbors:
- a CDS encoding peroxiredoxin, with protein sequence MDTQEIEKTFIPRIGDNAPDFDAITTPGKLKLSDYAGGKWVILFSHPADFTPVCTTELTGFTERKKDFEKLDTKLIGLSIDSIHSHLAWVNNVREKTGVYFEFPIIADIDMKVAKLYGMLQPNESETAAVRAVFFIDPYLRIRLIMYYPLNVGRNMDEIIRALTALQVSDEHKVALPLNWKKGDKVIVPPPKTLQQMEERINDDSCEKVDFYLAKKELNLN